A DNA window from Bradyrhizobium sp. CCBAU 53421 contains the following coding sequences:
- the sufD gene encoding Fe-S cluster assembly protein SufD: MNVVAKTETGRALGDAFAVARDRLPGKGKIADQRREAFEAYERLGLPHRRIEDWKYTDLRALMREVLPLAPAPDAAALGRAAAAVKLRAIDGVRRLVLVDGAFAPDLSDLGNLEKGLGIRLLREVLDAGDGALSAQAFATDITNPMIALNGAMATDGVVIEIANGTVLAQPLHIVHVASGTAPASMFTRSLLRLGRDTGVTLVESYLAGEGAKAYQTHDGLVVAIGDNARLDHIRLVEDAIDAFNISSATVSLGAHAHFNTFGLTSGGHVSRYQLTVTCAGEGSNVETNGVNLINGTQHADTTLFMDHAVPHCASREIFRAVVDDRAHSVFQGRIIVRPDAQKTDAKMMTRALLLSDDAEADNKPELEIFADDVTCGHGATTGALDESLLFYMRARGLPEKEAQALLIQAFVGEAIETIASDALREVAIATAQRWLQARA; encoded by the coding sequence GGCCTGCCGCACCGCCGGATCGAGGACTGGAAATACACCGACCTGCGCGCGCTGATGCGCGAGGTGCTGCCGCTGGCCCCTGCGCCGGACGCCGCAGCGCTGGGGCGTGCCGCCGCTGCCGTCAAGCTGCGCGCGATCGACGGCGTGCGCCGCCTGGTGCTGGTCGATGGCGCGTTCGCGCCCGATCTCTCCGATCTCGGCAATCTCGAAAAGGGCCTCGGCATCCGCCTGCTGCGCGAGGTGCTCGACGCCGGCGACGGCGCGCTGTCGGCGCAGGCCTTTGCTACCGACATCACCAATCCAATGATCGCGCTGAACGGCGCGATGGCGACCGATGGCGTCGTCATCGAAATCGCCAATGGCACGGTGCTGGCTCAGCCGCTGCATATCGTCCACGTCGCGTCGGGCACGGCGCCGGCCTCGATGTTCACGCGCTCGCTGCTGCGGCTCGGCCGCGATACCGGCGTGACGCTGGTGGAGAGCTATCTCGCCGGCGAGGGCGCCAAGGCCTACCAGACCCATGACGGGCTGGTTGTCGCGATCGGCGACAATGCGCGGCTCGATCACATCAGGTTGGTCGAGGACGCCATCGACGCCTTCAACATTTCCTCGGCGACCGTGTCGCTCGGGGCGCATGCCCATTTCAACACCTTCGGCCTGACCTCGGGCGGTCATGTCAGCCGCTACCAGCTGACGGTGACCTGCGCCGGCGAGGGCTCCAACGTCGAGACCAACGGCGTCAATCTGATCAACGGCACACAGCACGCCGACACCACGCTGTTCATGGATCACGCGGTGCCGCACTGCGCGAGCCGCGAGATCTTCCGTGCCGTCGTCGACGACCGTGCGCATAGCGTGTTCCAGGGCCGCATCATCGTTCGTCCGGACGCGCAGAAGACCGACGCCAAGATGATGACCCGCGCGCTGCTGCTGTCCGATGACGCGGAGGCCGACAACAAGCCGGAGCTGGAAATCTTCGCCGACGACGTCACCTGCGGTCACGGTGCGACCACCGGCGCGCTCGACGAGAGCCTGCTGTTCTACATGCGCGCCCGCGGCCTGCCGGAGAAGGAAGCGCAGGCGCTTCTGATCCAGGCCTTCGTCGGCGAGGCGATCGAGACCATTGCCAGCGACGCGTTGCGCGAGGTCGCAATTGCCACCGCACAGCGCTGGCTTCAGGCGAGGGCGTGA